The genomic segment AGTATTGGTTACTACTGTCATTCAAAGATGAGAGGTTTTAGAATGAAATAATAATGATTCagattttaagtaatttttcttatattaattgGACTTGTTATAATTACTTTCAATAATTCAGTCAGAGCTatagtaaaagaataaaaattaaaagaaggAAAAATACAATTTGTGGGAGTTGTCCTACTTCAGTAGATAGTTGGCTTCTCTGTCTGCCTATGCATTATTCTGCTAGCTGTTAGATACAATAAGATTGAGAAATTGACAATTAGTACATCAAAATGCCCGTGGATTTGGTTCAAGGCGCGCAAGAGAACCACAACGATCGAGGAGCATGGACTTATTTTGCTTCACTACTAAAGAATCAAGGACAAGGTTCCTCCACtaaaaatatttctattttttcggTGGATTTGATTTGAGACTTGTATGTTTTAATAATTAGTCAATTTTGAATTTTCCCTCCCATGAATTTGCCCCCAAaggattttatatatttatttattttatctatGATCATTCATCAACTGccacctaaaaataaaaaaatttcagttTTAGCACTCTTAAATCTTGTTATGAATTTGACCAcacatttgattttttttttcttcttttctattaATTCAATTGTtgcaaaaaattaaaagaaaaaaaggcTATTCATTTTTTACCCGAAATATATAGAGGCTgataatgtaattttttttttgtcgaaatatataattaattaaatggcTAAAAgaatttgattaaaaataaattatttttaataatgtatCTATTAGCTGCAAGCAAAAATATAAGAATTGAAAATATTAAGATTTGAGAAGAAGTAAATGAATttcttaatttatatatttttgttgtttatttatttattttattacttgaattaaataaaagtttgTTAAGTATTTGGTTTTGCCAAAATAATTGTATGTAATTACATATGAGAATAAGAATTGAAAAAATATTTAGATAATACTTAagaaatttaaaaattttatgtttttaatttggttatttatatatatagttttttttttaaatgtttataatatattttataacaaacataaaaaataagCATGAAATAAATTAGCAAATTTATAAGCCAAATTATTTACAAACATGAGTGCTAAAAAATTgtgattaattttaaaataaaatcatgGTTTGAATTGATTTTACTCAACCATGTATATATTAAACACAAGTTAACATATGTTGACttaatcaatttttattatttttctaataagATATGTATTTGGGCTATCATATAAATAAGCTTAATAGTTAGGCAATACATTGATAAAAAAAATGGAGGGCAAAATCAATGTGTGAGGGTAAAAATTGATCACATGTTTTTTGCTAGCAGAAACTTAATTAATACTTACTTTCTACATCATTTTCAGGATGAAAAAGAATTAGATTGCGTGGGGATGAAATGAAACAACGATTGGTTTCAGATTATGTAAAAATAGGAATAATAATTAACAACAGAAGAATAATGGGAGTAGTTATATATAATAAGAGTCTCACTTCCTTAGTAGTAGTTAATATTAAAAGTGACAAAATACGATAAAATTTGCCTGCTAAATTGCCAGACAAAATATCAGAGGTGGAGGACAACATCCGGTGGCGAACCAGACGGGTTGTCGGGATCATGGGCACTGCAAAAGTACAATCTTCAGCTCTGCGCCCACATCTAATCACCAAGGACTCTACCATAATAAAAGAAAAAGCACACGCACCATACCATACCCTTCCTAATTCTAAGAAATTATTTAGGCTAACCTTATATAATTAGCTAGCTAATAGCTATATCTAGATCTCTCTCACACAGTACTATTAATTATATATTAGTATATGTACAATACAATGCTTAACCTTACTTAGCTAGATCTCCCACATGCGCGCAGTAGCAGTAGTACGTACTGATCTTGTGATTACTGTTTTTTCTTCAAGGGCGGGTTAATGAATATACGCTGGCCCGTGGCTAAGACGCGACGAGGGTCGAACTTCTTCTTGAGTTTCTGAAACTGCTCCCACTTTTCTCCATAGTGGTCCATCCACTCCTCCTGAGTTTCGTAGTGGGGCAGGTACTTCTTGACCATGATCCCGGCTTCAGCACAGTATTTCAGTATCTGACCATTCTGTTGAGTCAAGTAGTCCACGCTCTGCGTCTCATCCCCGCCGGTGCCTGATGATGATACTGCTGCCGATCTCAACAATCCCACCACGTAAAACACGTCCTCATCTGGAGTCACCACCGAGCTCCTTTCGTTCCATCTGCGCCAAACACCAATTAATTACTATACCACAACTTGGTCTAATTGGAGctcaaattttaatataaaaatcaaAGGGGTTAATTAGAGAATTATAAAATAAAGTAGTAGAACCAGTAATGAGATGGCAAAACTGGTGGGTGACGGTCTGGATGTTATTAATTTAGATGGGGTCGgtttaatcatatatatatactaaacggCTGTGTTTTCTGGAACTACTACTTAGGAATAGGACATGGATAGCATCTCATGATCAGTACTGGTGTTCCTCCGGTCCCCACATAAAGATTTTATTATGACACAAGGATCTTCCCATTTGGAGATTTAGATGATCATCACCGTCTGATTTGTTGGCTTATTCCAGCCAAACAGCCGGGGAAAAAGTTAAAAATGAAagcttaatttaaaaaaaaaaatatatgtatatatatatttttatataatttctaTATCTAGTTACAAATAATTTCGTTTGAAAGGAATAAACGAAAGTGCTATTATTTAGTGGGACATTTGAAGGGACGCGGGTAGGCCATGTATTCTTTTTTTAGTAGTAGTAGTCATAGAAATAATaacaatggaaaaaaaaaaaaaaagcatgtataaaatacaatttatgtaatattttttttggaTGTGTTGCATGCACATGCATGCAATGCAAAAGATAAAGCGGTTATAAATGTCGTTATatcagaaaatatatatatatattaatatataaaaatagagagagagagagagagatagaaatGAAAGGATATGATAATATATGTGGTGTGGTTAACTTACTTGTCTTTATTCATGGGGTAGATGAGAATGGGCCCACTGGTATTTTTACCCAATATTCTTTTGAAGACAACCTTATCAAAGTCAGAAATCTTTGACTTGGGGACAAAAAGGTTGATCCATGGGTGGGGTACGTCCCACAATCCCTGAGACCTGAGTTTCAACTCGGATGTGTGGACTCGGTCCAAGAAATCCACATAAGGGACATCCGTTTTGAAGACCAAGTTAGGTATAAACTCCAGTTTCTTTAACAATGCCTCAATATCCTGCGTCCAAACGCATaccttaattattaattagtttaaaatatttctttgtcgttctaattaattatatatgctcgccaaaataaaataaaatcaaatatacatatacatatatatatatactaatataCAATAAAAGCactacacaaaaataattaatctgCTGATAAGCTCAATTCCTAATTAAGTATatatttctaattaattatttatgtatatataaaaaagaacGTAACTATTGAGAGAATAATTAGTGGGTGGAAGGCTTAGATTTAGTATATTTAAAGAGTAAACTATTGAACAAGTTGATTTCAGTCTTAGGATTTTGGAGGGGATAATAATAGATCACGGAAAGATATCTTTCgtatgttttattgtatttttatagGTAGGTCGCTAGCTAGCTTATAttgtacaataataataataatataaattatatacTTTTAAACACTCATCTCAATCATATAATCTAGGCTTTACGTGGGACAACTCATCGCATATGTAATATTAGGTCCCATTGGTTTTATAAGATATGTACATAGAGATCAAGGACAAGGGTGCTACTAGCTAAGCTCGTAAAtaacttatttatatatataaaagaagtaTTATCCTTGAAGAAAAGCCAAACAATTTTAACATCGGGTGGTTGGAACGCAGGCTCAAAATAATTAAAGAGTTGCCCTAACCAATTGACTGACTTATAATTGGTGTTAACTAAAGTATGCACGACACACCAACACAACAAATACATTGTTGCCTATTTCCTTTCGTTGTAAATATTGTCAAACCaattaatattaaacaaatttttTGTCTTTTACCTTAGTAGGTGGTACgggctatatatattttgaaagaaataaagaaaaaacctaataagtaaatattaataaattaaacgtGCATTTTTCTAAGCTGTTATTATATGAGCCAATTAGGCCCACCGGAAGGGCCATAGATTGCTACAAAGAATGATAGGTAGTTGTCCAATTACAGCTTGCAAATAGTCGTATTTAGAAGATAGTATAGCTTTTATTATTAGACTGAAATGTCACCACCGCCTAATCAATATTCAGTTCCCCATTGCCACCTACTTTgaattcatataattatatacatttatatgtatatatgtataaaatcTTGTGATGCTACTATATGATATATGTCAACTCATTTATGTATAATATTTTGCAATATTAGATAAATATTATATTCCTTATATATCATAAATTATACTAGCCAGTACTGAAGTTATTATATGGGAAATATTAATTAACTCGCGTACCTCATCAACGGTGTCAGCAGTTGTTTCATCATAGTTTTTGGTTATCTCCAAGCAATATAAGACACCTCCATCAGGATTAACCGAAGAAAGTTTGATTGGATTTAGAGGTGAACAAAATGATGACCTCCAGTTGTTAATAAGGCTGTCATCTACGATGACAAAACCCTCCACATAGTCAAATTTTTGGGGACCAGGGTGTCCATGCAAAGAGATGAGAAACTCTTGGTCTTTGGTGAATGCCGAGAAATCGGAATACAGTACTCTCAGCCATTTCACCTATTTCGatgattgttaaaaaaaataattattacatCAATAATTAAGAAGAGTTAATGtatataagtaaaaaaaaaagccCACGTCAGACTAGCTAGAGGCACAAAAGAACACGTCAACAACATTGCCAGCTGTATGAAACAGCAGTTTCATCAATGAGTTAAAAATAGAAAGCAAGCTTTCATGGACCCGAAACCTCTTTAGAACTCTTTTCACTAGGCCACGGTGCCCTTTGCTTTTTTAGGTTTTGTCACTAACAAATACTAGGAATTTTCTTTTTGCAAAAGTATTTTTCCCACCAACTACTCATGAAAGGCCCTTAATTtcaaacaaattaaaaattataGTCATGAGATAATAATAATGGAACTAAAGAGATATATATACCCTCTGAGGAGCTGGTTCGAGAGCAATTCTTGCCCTAGTTATAATTCCAAATTGCCCTAGACCACCTAGAACGGCGTAGAAGAGCTCTGAGTTTTTCTCTTCTGAACATGTCATCAGCTCACCTTTGCCTgttacacacacacatatatatagttaattcatatcagaAAATTCTATATACGAACGGAGATAAGTTTATCGTGGACAAAAACGTTCAATTTAACTGATTATAATGCCGGAATTTCGTTCTTCAGAATATCAATGTAATATAATAAATTTTAGACAACAAATTAAAGCCCATGCGAAGTACTACATGATAAATTAAAAAGAATAATCAGAGATATCTTTTGCGTCGTTAATTGAAAGTTCACATTATTATATAATAGTGCAAATAACTAAGCTATAATATAATAACAAGCAAGAtaatcttaaaaataaaaaataaaaaaacaagaagGACACTAGCTAAACATGAGAAGAGTACGGCATATTACTATAAATGATTAAAtgtgaataaatatatatatttatatgttagaGCTGAGtgcaaaaatgacaaaataccacGACCAGGATTATAacgttttaattattttatttcccAAAAGATGCTTCAAATTCGtcactaaataaaaatattataaaagaaAGATCTCAGGGACCCAAGAAATTTACACACATGTATTGCTCCCAAAAACTGAACTGAAAAATAAGAACTTTGCTAGCTGCTAGATTTGGAAAGAAGACGAGATGGTAGTAACTTACTTGTAAGagaaaaaacaaacatatatatatatatatagttattcaAAACGGCTAATAAAATAGTCGGTGTaactacaaatgaacaaaaaacaAAGAAGAGCATGCAATAATAATAAAGGAATATCAATTATTAGAATAAATAGGAATTTTTCCACTTGTAGAGATTTTCCCCCTAATTCTCTGAACTATTATAACCATTGCAAATGTCAATCTTTAGTTgcattttgttcatttttttaAGCAATTTGTTAATGTAACATTGATATAACACTTATATAACATAATTCAATAGTCTAAACAAGAAATATATGCGTAGATAATAGTTCAATATCAAATTATAAGAATAAATATCTATATTCCTAGAGCAAAATTTCTATTCTAATTATTATGTGGTAGGGTAtgagtgtatatatatgtatgtatgtataaatATACCTGTAACGACGTCAAGTTCATGAACGTTACTGATTTGAGGTCCATGATTGAAGGTCTGGCCGCTAATTCCAGCATTGGAAAGGGTTCCTCCAACTGACAAATACAAGTAATCTGTCCATGACTTGGGCGCCAGCCCATGCATTAGGGTATGCCTTAACACCTGTATCCACAGCTCCCCACCCCAAACGTCTACGTACAACTCTTGTACCGACACGCGAGGCCTCGGCCGAGCCGACTCCCGCTCCTTTCTTCCCCATCTGCTCATTTCAATCACAACCCCGTTCTTGCTCTGGGCTTGACCGTTTATCGAATGCCCGTGCCCTCTAGCCGACACAGTCAGCCCCCGACTCGACCCGTAAGCCGCTCTCACTATCCTTGCCACGTCCTCTGCCGAGGCCGGGTGCAAGACGGCTAGCGGCTTGGTTCGCTTCATAGAACCGAAATCTTTCGACGCGCTTTCCACTTCAGCACGGTCAAGGCTGAGCTGGCCGTCGATTGCTAGCCGGAGAACGTCTGTGAGTTCCATGGTCAACCCTACTTTTACAATCAATCTACAAATGGCAAAAGTTAATACTATCTTATTCATAGCAAGTGTTATATATCTATCTCTTTACTTCTCCTTACTTTTTAGTTGTTTCTTTTGGGTGAAATATAGTTGTGTATTTATAGACGAAGAAATGAGGGGTGTGTTAGTGTAGGGTTGGTGTGAAGGATAAGGAATGTGCGCACTCCGGTGGAAAGAAGAACGAGGTGTGGCGAGTGTAATATACAACAAACACTACTGGAACAAAATCTCGTGGTAGTGTTGTGAGGCTAACGTAAGCCGGATTAAGCTTTAAAGATTTTCTACGCAACAATCCACACAGATTCTCTTCCCCCTTTATTTTTTCACGTTACAAAACTGACCGTAAACACATAATATTAAATGACTTTTAAAAAACTTTTATCCACATAATCtttgtaattaaaaataattagaaaaaattAAAAGTTTCCACAGTATAAAGTAGGTGAGAGGGTAGTGTGAAGTTTGACTGTTcgttttttcaaatatttatttattattttgttttcctTTACTTGAGGTTTGTTAATTACGTGTCTAGGATATATCATACAGGTCTTCAATTTAAAGGACATAAAAATTAATAAGGGAGAATACTTGTGCTATCGAGTGTGGGGACGTGGGGCCAAGGAGACACGTGGCCGTTCACGTGCTTGGGGTGAGGGTGCCACGTGTGAAAGTTAAGGAGGTGTACAGAAAGTGGGACCCAAAGAGTCCAAAACGGGTGCCTGGGCAAGGACGGAGTGGGACCCATTGATGGATTAGGGAATCTGTGTGGGGACGGGGGCGAGGGTAACTTCACATGGGTGCTGTTGCTCCGACGATGTTAGACTTGGGCTTTTCTTATTGTGCACCCAATAAAGAATCTCTGTTTTTTTTCTTTAGCTTTCtctttttgaaaaaattaataattatataaataccaAATAGTAATCAAACAGAAGCAGATGCGCTATTAAGCTTCGtcttataattattataattcaTAAGATCGCAATCATTGTGTGTGTCATGTTACTAATATATAATAGACTTATTGTATAATCCAttatttatagttatattatttttctttggAAGTCCCCCTAAAAAATTGTACAATCTAAGCCCTAGATTACATTAATGGGTAGTTATGTATATAAATGTATGCatgcattatattataaaacaaCAATGAATTGTACTCTCTAATAATTAATGGAAACAAAAGCGTTGATGATGAAAAACAATTGGGTATATTTGGAGACTAGTCAAATTTTCTCCTTTTTATAATGGAAAATAATGAACTAAATATTCTATTTGTTAGCAATGAAGATAGCTCTTGCCAATTACAAGTGGGTGTTGTACCAACTTTTTGGGTTTGTTCCGTGTTCTTATTATCCTCAAAAATTAAATTAGAAAACTAATTATGTTTTCAACAATATTTTTTGTTGCGACAATATAAAGCAATTTTCAAGTGGGGACGGTTGACGCCCGCCTTTTGGGaactttttctaatttttttcaatttaattttgacatttttttcttctattaatACTATTTCACATTAGTAAATTAAAATGTGAACgtaaaattaaatttgtaataataagCTGGCATACTCATTCATCAATGGCGGCAATAAAGGGCAGATATggacttttttttatatataatttctatttatttttttcatggAGAATGAAAACTACTTGAAAAATCAATGAAATGTCATTTTTAATAGGAGCCAGTGATCTAATGATTTCTTCATTACAAGTTAAATTAATGCTAGCTAATGGCTGCACTCCCAGCTGGGCCTATTTCGAAATGAAAATGATTGACTGGTCAATTGCTACTTTTCCAAGCTATATGTATACAATGTTGGACcacttcaaaataataataataataataatttgtgcTGTGTCGCTACCCATGCAAATGCTTattatttttgcaagtttttgcGAGTTATATTAATTAGATATATAGAAAGAAATATTGTGTTAGCTGTGCcgaaaaaaaaaagactaataTTCAATATATCGAAACGTATACGTACGTGTCGAGAAATATATACTGAACCAAATAACGATATACGAAAGTTACAAAGACTGAGAAGAG from the Humulus lupulus chromosome X, drHumLupu1.1, whole genome shotgun sequence genome contains:
- the LOC133804743 gene encoding cytokinin dehydrogenase 5, which encodes MNKIVLTFAICRLIVKVGLTMELTDVLRLAIDGQLSLDRAEVESASKDFGSMKRTKPLAVLHPASAEDVARIVRAAYGSSRGLTVSARGHGHSINGQAQSKNGVVIEMSRWGRKERESARPRPRVSVQELYVDVWGGELWIQVLRHTLMHGLAPKSWTDYLYLSVGGTLSNAGISGQTFNHGPQISNVHELDVVTGKGELMTCSEEKNSELFYAVLGGLGQFGIITRARIALEPAPQRVKWLRVLYSDFSAFTKDQEFLISLHGHPGPQKFDYVEGFVIVDDSLINNWRSSFCSPLNPIKLSSVNPDGGVLYCLEITKNYDETTADTVDEDIEALLKKLEFIPNLVFKTDVPYVDFLDRVHTSELKLRSQGLWDVPHPWINLFVPKSKISDFDKVVFKRILGKNTSGPILIYPMNKDKWNERSSVVTPDEDVFYVVGLLRSAAVSSSGTGGDETQSVDYLTQQNGQILKYCAEAGIMVKKYLPHYETQEEWMDHYGEKWEQFQKLKKKFDPRRVLATGQRIFINPPLKKKQ